One genomic segment of Mytilus trossulus isolate FHL-02 chromosome 4, PNRI_Mtr1.1.1.hap1, whole genome shotgun sequence includes these proteins:
- the LOC134716472 gene encoding uncharacterized protein LOC134716472, with amino-acid sequence MFSLSESDSCDGDNCSEMISMPIMDDMRATLNANLDVSKMNKHLKAYIKQEIEIGVKTAMENQMKRMIEHKTETMNAEIIAKFKEVEEIQISKTGQVERFIKQETEKMKTESMTMSEKTNKDITVKSKERNFSQDPILVFDVVPLNIGSAYNGTTRKFTCKEDGIYTFSWATNEGFSSVLLVDEKPIASNSNDVTSSWFVETYTTGSLSVIVKMTKGQEAWLKVEQFEDF; translated from the exons ATGTTTTCCTTATCTGAATCAGACTCATGCGATGGAGATAATTGTAGTGAAATGATATCTATGCCAATAATGGACGATATGAGAGCAACCTTGAACGCTAATTTGGATGTATCTAAAATGAATAAGCATTTAAAGGCATACATAAAACAGGAGATTGAAATAGGTGTGAAGACAGCAATGGAAAATCAGATGAAACGAATGATAGAACACAAAACCGAAACAATGAATGCAGAAATAATAGCAAAGTTTAAAGAGGTGGAAgaaattcaaatatcaaaaacagGTCAAGTGGAACGCTTTATTAAACAAGAAACAGAAAAGATGAAAACAGAAAGTATGACAATGtctgaaaagacaaataaagaCATAACAGTCAAGTCTAAAGAG AGGAATTTTAGTCAGGACCCAATACTTGTATTTGATGTTGTTCCACTTAACATTGGCAGTGCTTACAATGGTACAACAAGAAAGTTTACATGTAAAGAAGATGGAATATATACATTCTCATGGGCAACAAATGAAGGCTTTTCCAGTGTGCTTTTAGTTGATGAAAAACCTATAGCTAGTAATAGTAATGATGTAACCAGTTCATGGTTTGTTGAAACATACACCACAGGATCTCTAAGTGTAAttgtcaaaatgacaaaaggacAAGAGGCCTGGTTAAAAGTTGAACAATTTGAGGATTTTTAA